The following coding sequences are from one Desulfosporosinus orientis DSM 765 window:
- a CDS encoding TIGR03936 family radical SAM-associated protein has translation MSAMRLRIAYTKIEDARYIAHLDLTRVFERAIRRAGIHMSYSEGFNPRPKISFGFALAVGTEGEREYVDVELRDDADIGEVLARLQEQLPPGIRLLQGRALDQGAKSLMAVLNAASYRIRIPMALPIQAERLEEAVKAWLKRDHVTYSRYSKRGPTDKDIRPWVKQLEGKIQGDNVIFDLEVEMGNSGSVRPEEVLASLRELENLPIDIEGLHVIRTGVHVSYEGGKRSPLEMA, from the coding sequence GTGAGTGCCATGCGTCTGAGGATCGCCTATACGAAAATTGAAGATGCCAGGTATATCGCACACCTGGACTTAACCAGAGTCTTTGAACGTGCAATTCGCAGAGCCGGTATCCATATGTCTTATTCGGAAGGGTTTAACCCCCGGCCTAAAATCTCCTTCGGTTTTGCTTTAGCGGTGGGGACGGAAGGTGAGCGGGAGTACGTGGATGTGGAGCTGCGGGATGACGCGGACATCGGCGAAGTATTAGCCCGGCTTCAGGAACAATTACCGCCGGGAATACGCCTGCTGCAAGGCCGGGCACTGGACCAGGGAGCCAAATCCCTGATGGCGGTGCTCAATGCCGCCAGCTACCGCATCCGTATACCTATGGCTTTGCCTATCCAGGCAGAACGGCTGGAGGAAGCGGTGAAGGCTTGGCTGAAGCGGGATCATGTAACCTATTCCCGTTATTCCAAGAGAGGACCCACGGATAAGGATATCAGACCCTGGGTTAAACAGCTGGAAGGCAAAATCCAGGGGGATAACGTGATCTTTGACTTAGAAGTGGAGATGGGCAACTCCGGAAGCGTTCGCCCGGAAGAAGTCCTGGCCAGTCTCAGGGAGCTGGAGAATCTGCCCATAGATATAGAAGGGCTTCATGTGATACGGACCGGGGTTCATGTCAGCTATGAGGGCGGGAAGAGGTCGCCTTTGGAGATGGCGTGA
- a CDS encoding TIGR03960 family B12-binding radical SAM protein, producing MSNYSAADIRRQVERFLPKVLKPSRYIGSEWNVVKKDWDKTEVQMAFAFPDVYEVGMSHLGTRILYHLVNSYPEFLCERVFAPWVDMEEEMRKREIPLYTLESFQPLKAFDVVGFTLQYEMSFTNILNMLDLAGIPLSTDERGPEDPWIIAGGPCAYNPEPLVGFIDFFLIGESEEQLPEVLRLIGEQKKNPVSRREFLQRVAQVQGVYVPEFYHVTYKDDGRIEKIEAEAGVPKAVEKGLVADMDQAFYPTKPIVPYMEIVHDRMMLEVMRGCSRGCRFCQAGMIYRPVRERSPETLLKQTEELVRSTGYDQIALTSLSSGDYSCIQPVILEILEKHSGEGVGVSLPSLRVDSFDVGLAETVQKARKSGLTFAPEAGSQRLRNVINKGVEEKNLLDAAEAAFKKGWSTIKLYFMIGLPTETQEDIDGIADLAKKVANLGTQLGRRNITVTVSTSVFVPKSHTPFQWEPQEAGASVELKQKHLREKLRDRRIKYNYHDMTTSYLEAVFAKGDRRLAPLLEWAVKHGCKFDGWSEEFQYDVWMEGFQELGIDPHFYANRAMDYDDILPWEHLESGVTKEFLIEEHHRALQEARTYDCRYENCTGCGVCPGRGVQIELKG from the coding sequence ATGAGTAATTATTCTGCGGCGGACATTCGCCGGCAGGTCGAACGTTTTCTGCCTAAGGTTCTAAAGCCCAGCAGATATATTGGATCCGAATGGAACGTGGTCAAAAAAGATTGGGACAAGACGGAAGTTCAGATGGCCTTTGCTTTCCCTGATGTTTACGAAGTGGGAATGTCTCACTTAGGAACACGTATCCTTTATCATCTGGTTAATTCCTACCCGGAGTTTCTTTGTGAAAGGGTTTTTGCCCCATGGGTGGATATGGAAGAAGAAATGCGGAAGAGGGAAATCCCCCTTTATACCCTGGAATCCTTCCAGCCCCTGAAAGCGTTTGATGTGGTGGGATTTACCCTGCAATATGAAATGAGTTTTACCAACATTCTCAACATGCTGGACCTGGCGGGAATCCCCCTGAGCACAGATGAGCGGGGACCGGAAGACCCCTGGATTATTGCCGGAGGCCCCTGCGCCTATAATCCGGAACCACTGGTGGGCTTTATCGACTTTTTCCTCATCGGCGAGAGTGAAGAACAATTGCCCGAGGTTTTGCGCCTTATCGGGGAGCAAAAGAAAAACCCGGTTTCCCGGCGGGAATTTTTGCAGAGAGTTGCCCAGGTTCAAGGGGTTTATGTGCCGGAATTCTACCATGTCACCTATAAGGACGATGGCCGCATAGAAAAGATCGAGGCTGAAGCAGGCGTTCCTAAGGCGGTGGAAAAGGGACTGGTGGCGGATATGGACCAGGCTTTTTATCCTACCAAGCCTATCGTACCCTATATGGAAATCGTCCATGACCGCATGATGCTGGAAGTCATGCGGGGCTGTTCCAGGGGCTGCCGCTTTTGCCAGGCGGGCATGATTTACCGGCCGGTTCGGGAACGTTCTCCGGAAACCCTCCTCAAGCAGACGGAGGAGCTGGTGCGTTCCACGGGTTACGATCAAATCGCCCTGACGTCTCTCTCCAGCGGGGATTACTCCTGTATTCAGCCGGTGATTCTGGAGATTTTGGAAAAACACAGCGGCGAGGGAGTAGGGGTATCCTTGCCCTCCCTGCGGGTGGACTCCTTCGATGTAGGTCTGGCAGAGACGGTGCAGAAAGCCCGGAAATCCGGCTTAACCTTTGCTCCGGAAGCCGGTTCCCAGCGCTTGCGGAATGTGATTAACAAAGGGGTAGAAGAGAAGAATCTCTTGGATGCGGCAGAAGCAGCCTTTAAGAAGGGCTGGTCCACCATTAAGCTTTATTTTATGATCGGTCTGCCCACGGAAACCCAGGAAGATATTGACGGCATTGCGGATCTGGCCAAAAAGGTTGCCAATCTGGGCACCCAGCTGGGCCGCCGCAATATTACCGTGACAGTCTCCACCAGTGTTTTTGTTCCCAAGAGCCACACGCCTTTCCAATGGGAACCCCAGGAAGCAGGAGCGTCTGTGGAACTGAAGCAGAAGCATCTGAGAGAGAAATTACGGGACCGCCGTATTAAATATAACTACCATGATATGACAACCAGTTATTTGGAAGCTGTCTTTGCCAAGGGGGACCGCAGACTGGCTCCTCTCCTGGAATGGGCGGTTAAACACGGCTGTAAATTTGATGGCTGGTCTGAAGAGTTCCAGTATGATGTCTGGATGGAAGGGTTCCAAGAGTTGGGAATCGACCCGCACTTCTATGCCAACCGGGCCATGGATTATGATGACATCCTGCCCTGGGAACACCTGGAGAGCGGTGTCACTAAAGAGTTCCTTATCGAAGAACATCACCGGGCCTTACAGGAAGCCCGGACCTATGACTGTCGCTATGAAAATTGTACCGGGTGCGGAGTTTGCCCGGGCAGAGGGGTTCAGATTGAGTTGAAAGGGTGA
- a CDS encoding M50 family metallopeptidase: MELFKISGVSIRIHPTFLVILFLYGVLGLAAQALLIFALVVGHELTHLLVAKSYGFKVEGLELFPFGGAAYCDGLFEGRKIEESLMALAGPAFNIALLFAAQVLRWNGIWTAELAADFVRYNLWLAAFNLIPVLPLDGGRVMRALFAETFGFVRTTKFLAGAGRALGIGLAIYGIILGVGGRFTEGPLFFLILGGFFWFAGSKEISSARITFLRQLTRKKEELVKRGLMRSLWLTVQEETPLVRIVEEFTPDRYAMISLTNDKAEMEKILTETDIVEGMMREGIRFPVGKLCKP; encoded by the coding sequence ATGGAGCTTTTCAAGATATCCGGGGTGAGTATCCGCATCCACCCCACATTTCTTGTCATCTTATTCCTGTACGGAGTCCTGGGTTTAGCCGCCCAGGCTCTTCTCATCTTTGCTTTAGTGGTTGGCCATGAACTGACCCATTTGTTAGTAGCTAAAAGCTACGGCTTTAAAGTGGAAGGCCTCGAGCTCTTTCCCTTTGGAGGAGCAGCCTACTGTGACGGCCTCTTTGAGGGCCGGAAAATCGAAGAGAGTCTCATGGCCTTAGCTGGTCCGGCCTTTAATATTGCCCTCCTCTTTGCGGCCCAGGTTTTGCGCTGGAACGGGATTTGGACCGCTGAGCTGGCCGCTGATTTTGTGCGCTATAACCTTTGGCTGGCGGCTTTTAACCTGATTCCTGTCCTGCCCTTGGATGGGGGGCGGGTGATGAGGGCCCTTTTTGCCGAAACCTTTGGCTTTGTGCGGACGACTAAGTTTTTAGCCGGGGCAGGGAGAGCCTTAGGGATTGGCTTAGCCATTTACGGCATTATTCTGGGTGTGGGGGGCAGGTTTACGGAGGGACCGCTGTTCTTTCTGATCTTAGGAGGGTTTTTCTGGTTCGCCGGCAGCAAGGAAATCTCCTCAGCCCGTATTACCTTTCTCAGACAGCTCACCCGCAAAAAGGAGGAATTAGTGAAGCGGGGACTGATGCGCAGCCTTTGGCTGACGGTTCAGGAGGAAACACCCCTGGTGCGGATTGTGGAGGAGTTTACCCCCGACCGCTATGCCATGATCAGCCTGACCAACGACAAGGCGGAAATGGAAAAAATCCTCACGGAAACGGATATTGTGGAAGGGATGATGCGGGAGGGAATCCGTTTTCCCGTGGGGAAACTGTGCAAACCCTGA
- a CDS encoding murein hydrolase activator EnvC family protein, translating into MNPFERWDDWEWERAIHEVGKEQGRGRSVPKYNPQGRYRSSAKKGWGNLFNHWNGVQKRTLLAALLFLMVFFSANNTDPVSRAVHAIYRGAMDSGNYYTALNGMAKEALSLGGVSNESVAVDLAMRGKFLPPISGPVMAGFGEVGSDGSVHQGLDVGSALGISVVSPARGVVTFVGEDPQLGKLVKIDFGDGWTTVLANLGDIPIEKGQRIERGQTVGTVGLSAPLKKPWLHFELRKNNQPLNPIPYLIPPEAKN; encoded by the coding sequence ATGAATCCTTTTGAACGCTGGGATGACTGGGAATGGGAACGGGCCATTCATGAAGTCGGCAAAGAACAAGGCCGGGGCCGGTCCGTTCCTAAATATAACCCACAGGGGCGCTATCGCAGCTCCGCGAAAAAAGGCTGGGGAAATTTATTCAATCATTGGAATGGAGTACAGAAGAGAACCTTGTTAGCGGCACTGTTATTCTTAATGGTGTTTTTCAGTGCCAATAATACGGACCCGGTATCCAGGGCCGTCCATGCCATCTACCGGGGAGCCATGGATTCGGGGAATTATTACACGGCCCTTAATGGTATGGCCAAGGAAGCCCTGTCTTTGGGCGGAGTTTCTAACGAGAGCGTGGCCGTGGATCTGGCCATGAGAGGCAAGTTCTTGCCCCCTATTTCCGGGCCGGTGATGGCCGGATTCGGAGAGGTGGGAAGTGACGGTTCCGTTCACCAGGGCCTGGATGTGGGGAGTGCCCTGGGAATTTCCGTGGTGTCCCCTGCCAGAGGAGTTGTGACATTCGTAGGGGAAGACCCTCAGCTGGGAAAACTGGTGAAAATCGATTTTGGGGACGGCTGGACCACCGTCCTGGCTAATCTGGGAGATATACCAATTGAGAAGGGACAGAGAATCGAGCGAGGACAAACCGTTGGCACGGTGGGGCTGTCAGCCCCTCTTAAGAAGCCCTGGCTGCATTTTGAACTGCGCAAGAATAACCAGCCCTTGAACCCGATTCCCTATCTCATTCCGCCTGAAGCTAAGAACTAA
- the rodA gene encoding rod shape-determining protein RodA: MDRRALRNLDLLFILFTFLLLAASLVILSTASINVIKSDPMHYVETQTVWIITGIAIAVVIAVIDYQKWQHFRWWIYGFNLLLLLAVIFFGDTAKGATRWIYFTPTIGIQPSEFAKIFIIITFADFLTEREGRLNNIRDFIPPFLFVLVPMLLIFKQPDLGTTLVFAAIFVGMMFVAGANPWKFGGLLLGGVVVIGVALWLHFSTNLPGWLQWAQGLPLPLQDYQLNRLVIFMNPAADQTGDGWHILQSLWAIGSGGLWGKGYRMGTQGQLNFLPEHHTDFIFSVVGEEFGFIGTITLLFLFLIFLLRSIYIALRARDMYGMLVSAGVVSMFTFHILVNVGMTSGIMPVTGIPLPLISAGGSAMWSNMAAIGLLLSVNLRHRRLMF, encoded by the coding sequence GTGGATAGACGAGCATTAAGAAACCTGGATTTACTTTTTATTCTCTTTACCTTTTTATTGTTAGCTGCGAGTCTCGTGATCTTGAGCACAGCCTCTATTAATGTTATAAAATCCGATCCCATGCACTATGTGGAAACCCAGACGGTCTGGATTATCACCGGGATTGCGATTGCTGTGGTGATAGCGGTTATCGACTATCAGAAATGGCAGCACTTCCGCTGGTGGATTTACGGCTTTAATTTGCTGCTGCTCTTGGCGGTTATCTTCTTTGGGGATACGGCCAAAGGGGCAACCCGCTGGATATACTTTACCCCGACTATTGGAATTCAGCCCTCAGAGTTTGCCAAGATATTTATTATCATAACCTTTGCCGACTTTTTAACGGAGCGAGAAGGGCGGCTTAATAATATCAGAGATTTTATCCCGCCCTTTTTATTTGTCCTCGTACCCATGCTTTTAATTTTCAAACAGCCTGACCTGGGGACCACCCTGGTTTTTGCCGCCATATTTGTAGGCATGATGTTTGTAGCCGGGGCCAACCCCTGGAAATTTGGCGGCCTCTTATTGGGAGGGGTGGTCGTTATTGGAGTGGCCCTTTGGCTCCACTTTTCCACTAACCTGCCTGGCTGGCTGCAGTGGGCTCAGGGACTCCCCCTGCCTTTGCAGGACTACCAGCTGAATCGCTTAGTCATCTTCATGAACCCGGCTGCCGACCAGACTGGGGACGGCTGGCATATTCTCCAGTCCCTTTGGGCCATCGGCTCGGGAGGCTTGTGGGGAAAGGGTTATCGCATGGGCACCCAAGGCCAGCTGAACTTTCTCCCGGAACACCATACGGATTTTATTTTCTCCGTGGTTGGAGAGGAGTTTGGTTTTATCGGGACCATCACCCTGCTTTTCCTGTTTCTGATCTTTCTCCTGCGCAGCATTTACATCGCTTTGCGGGCCCGGGATATGTACGGAATGCTCGTCTCTGCAGGGGTTGTCTCCATGTTTACCTTCCATATCCTCGTTAACGTGGGAATGACCTCGGGAATTATGCCGGTGACGGGAATTCCCCTTCCCCTGATCAGTGCCGGGGGCAGCGCCATGTGGTCCAACATGGCGGCCATTGGACTCTTGTTGAGTGTGAACTTGAGGCACCGACGGTTGATGTTTTAA
- the minE gene encoding cell division topological specificity factor MinE encodes MLEFISKMLGRESASSKTVAKERLRLVLVHDRASISPAMLNRLREDLVTVISNYMEIDEAALEFNLCQDEREVALVANIPVVKMKRDYAAKG; translated from the coding sequence TTGTTAGAATTTATCAGCAAAATGCTAGGCAGGGAAAGTGCCTCGAGCAAGACAGTGGCAAAAGAACGTCTAAGGCTCGTCTTAGTGCACGACCGCGCCAGCATTTCGCCTGCTATGCTCAACAGATTGAGGGAAGATCTGGTTACTGTGATCTCCAATTACATGGAGATCGACGAGGCCGCACTGGAGTTTAATCTCTGTCAGGATGAAAGAGAAGTAGCTTTAGTGGCCAACATTCCCGTTGTGAAAATGAAGCGGGACTACGCTGCCAAAGGGTAA
- the minD gene encoding septum site-determining protein MinD, producing MGEVIVVTSGKGGVGKTTTSANIGTGLANNGQKVVLVDTDIGLRNLDVVLGLENRIVYDLVDVTSGNCRLKQALIKDKRFPNLFLLPAAQTKDKTAVSPEQMKALSLELKEEFDYAIIDCPAGIEQGFRNAIAGADRAVVVCTPEVSAVRDADRIIGLLEASELRNPKLIINRLRPDMVKRGDMMDISDILDILAIELIGVVPEDESIVISTNRGEPAVLDSGSKAGEAYRRITRRIQGEDVPLMNLEVPKGIMDRLKKLIGIG from the coding sequence ATGGGTGAGGTAATCGTAGTGACTTCTGGAAAAGGGGGCGTAGGCAAGACGACAACATCCGCAAATATCGGCACGGGATTAGCTAATAATGGGCAAAAGGTCGTTCTTGTCGATACAGATATTGGTTTGCGTAATCTCGATGTGGTGTTGGGATTGGAAAATCGCATTGTTTATGACCTGGTGGATGTGACCAGCGGAAATTGCCGCTTGAAGCAAGCCCTGATTAAAGATAAACGTTTCCCCAATCTCTTTTTGCTGCCCGCAGCTCAGACTAAGGATAAGACAGCGGTCAGCCCGGAACAGATGAAGGCTTTATCCTTGGAATTAAAAGAAGAATTTGACTATGCTATTATTGACTGTCCGGCGGGAATTGAACAAGGCTTCCGCAACGCCATTGCCGGTGCGGACCGGGCCGTCGTCGTCTGCACCCCTGAAGTCAGTGCCGTGCGTGACGCTGACCGGATCATCGGTCTTTTGGAAGCGTCGGAACTGAGAAATCCTAAACTGATCATTAATCGTCTCCGCCCGGATATGGTGAAACGAGGCGACATGATGGATATTTCGGATATTTTGGATATCCTGGCCATTGAGCTCATCGGTGTGGTTCCTGAAGATGAGAGTATTGTCATTTCCACTAACCGCGGGGAACCCGCAGTTTTAGATTCGGGTTCCAAAGCAGGAGAAGCTTACCGGCGGATTACCCGGAGAATTCAAGGGGAAGATGTTCCGCTGATGAACCTGGAAGTACCCAAAGGAATCATGGATCGACTCAAAAAACTCATTGGCATTGGTTGA
- the minC gene encoding septum site-determining protein MinC: MTRTEHVALKGTRDGLVLYLDPAADFKLLIDELDNLMKNSDQFLQGATLRCYAGKREFSEDELSSLAAVLKQYRLEIAGWMTPEEVYHPGKAKPSMAEERARLREEGMVEGHCLLIERTLRSGKSVQYEGHVVVLGDVNPGAEIIATGNIVVLGSLRGVAHAGATGDRTATVSAYHLAPTQLRIADFVTRAPDDEADGRGPEIARIKDDQLMVEAAGMSGWRSKAR; the protein is encoded by the coding sequence TTGACACGGACAGAACATGTGGCACTAAAGGGCACCCGTGATGGATTGGTGCTGTACCTTGATCCAGCTGCAGACTTTAAATTGCTTATTGACGAGCTAGATAATCTTATGAAGAATTCTGATCAATTCCTCCAAGGCGCAACCCTTCGGTGCTATGCTGGGAAACGGGAATTTTCTGAGGATGAACTCTCTAGCTTGGCAGCCGTCCTCAAACAATACAGGCTGGAAATCGCAGGGTGGATGACTCCTGAAGAAGTCTACCATCCCGGTAAGGCGAAGCCCAGTATGGCTGAGGAGAGAGCACGTCTCAGGGAAGAAGGAATGGTAGAAGGACACTGCCTCTTAATCGAACGCACACTGCGCTCAGGAAAAAGTGTGCAATATGAAGGGCATGTGGTGGTACTTGGCGACGTAAACCCCGGTGCGGAAATCATTGCCACGGGCAATATTGTGGTTTTGGGCTCTCTGAGAGGTGTAGCCCATGCCGGAGCAACAGGGGATCGGACGGCTACAGTTAGCGCCTATCATTTGGCACCGACTCAGCTGCGCATTGCGGATTTTGTGACCAGGGCTCCGGATGATGAAGCAGATGGGCGTGGTCCGGAAATTGCCAGGATCAAAGATGATCAATTAATGGTGGAAGCGGCCGGTATGAGTGGCTGGCGTAGCAAGGCCCGTTAA